From Paenibacillus sp. PK3_47, the proteins below share one genomic window:
- a CDS encoding O-methyltransferase codes for MLRTEQLSLARQVDLVFKELQEELSGLSSGTVFIQIRNNAIGKFGIRHNPLTGRSGAFTAAEEGLTPGQQSSFRLMALESLKYKRRWTHGEISYEFAVRQGMIVVDATLESNYNMANLMIRYPRNPQTAESSDQSYG; via the coding sequence ATGTTAAGAACGGAACAGCTATCGCTTGCAAGACAGGTGGATTTGGTATTCAAGGAGCTGCAGGAGGAATTGTCGGGATTATCTTCGGGTACAGTGTTCATACAAATCAGGAATAATGCCATCGGCAAATTTGGCATCCGCCATAATCCGTTAACCGGGCGGAGCGGGGCATTTACGGCAGCGGAGGAGGGGCTGACCCCGGGACAGCAATCCTCTTTCCGTCTTATGGCGCTGGAGAGCCTGAAATACAAGCGGCGCTGGACCCATGGCGAAATCAGCTATGAGTTTGCCGTCCGCCAGGGAATGATAGTTGTCGATGCCACCCTGGAGTCTAACTACAATATGGCCAACCTGATGATAAGGTACCCCCGCAATCCTCAGACTGCCGAGTCCTCTGACCAGTCTTACGGCTGA
- a CDS encoding DUF2225 domain-containing protein, giving the protein MSELIPLYSIKVTCCNCEHEFTTSRVRPSLKRAVRRDSDFCSYYKNENPDYYVVRVCPKCGFASTENSADKLADWQRKAFHEQVGSRWTPRDFGEKRSLETALETYKLALLCAQSINDKNRILASLLHHIAWMYRYQGDVEQEQRFLRYSLDEYIKVFENDGMGGNDARLMYLIGELHRRVGDFSSAVKWFSRLINDQRIMDAAMIRAAREQWTLLREQMRGEDTDPERLQSGF; this is encoded by the coding sequence TTGTCAGAATTAATACCCCTGTACTCCATAAAGGTTACATGCTGTAACTGTGAGCATGAATTTACGACCTCACGGGTACGTCCAAGCCTCAAAAGAGCCGTACGCCGTGACAGCGACTTCTGTTCATACTATAAGAATGAGAATCCGGATTATTACGTGGTGCGTGTCTGCCCCAAATGCGGATTTGCTTCTACGGAGAATTCGGCCGACAAGCTGGCTGACTGGCAGCGCAAAGCGTTCCATGAGCAGGTGGGCAGCCGCTGGACCCCCCGTGACTTCGGAGAGAAGCGCAGCCTGGAGACAGCGCTGGAAACGTACAAGCTGGCGCTGCTCTGTGCCCAGAGCATTAACGACAAGAACCGGATTCTTGCCAGTCTTCTGCATCATATTGCCTGGATGTACCGCTATCAGGGAGATGTGGAGCAGGAACAGCGCTTTCTGCGTTATTCACTTGATGAATATATCAAAGTATTCGAAAATGACGGAATGGGCGGAAATGACGCGCGGCTGATGTATCTGATCGGCGAGCTGCACCGCAGGGTAGGAGATTTTTCGAGTGCTGTGAAGTGGTTCTCACGGCTGATTAACGACCAGCGGATTATGGATGCGGCGATGATCCGTGCGGCGCGTGAGCAGTGGACGCTGCTGCGTGAGCAGATGCGCGGGGAGGATACCGATCCGGAAAGGCTGCAGTCCGGGTTCTAG
- a CDS encoding globin — protein sequence MNPNKSLYDNLGGAEGLHRLVEVFYAKVQLHPQLGPLFPEDIAPVMEKQYQFLTQFFGGPALYSELHGHPMMRARHMHIPITPAHADEWLECMKEALEETGVQEPLRSFVISRLSGPAHHFVNTPQE from the coding sequence ATGAATCCAAATAAAAGCCTTTATGACAATCTGGGAGGGGCAGAGGGACTTCACCGCCTCGTGGAAGTGTTCTATGCCAAAGTGCAGCTGCATCCGCAGCTTGGCCCGTTATTTCCTGAGGACATTGCCCCTGTCATGGAGAAGCAGTATCAGTTTCTGACCCAGTTCTTCGGCGGTCCTGCGCTGTATTCCGAACTGCACGGCCATCCGATGATGAGAGCAAGGCATATGCACATTCCCATAACGCCTGCCCATGCAGACGAATGGCTGGAATGCATGAAGGAGGCACTGGAGGAGACCGGGGTCCAGGAACCGCTGCGCTCCTTTGTAATCAGCCGCCTGTCCGGTCCCGCACATCATTTTGTCAACACGCCCCAGGAATAA
- a CDS encoding S41 family peptidase: MKPAKLAGAVLSGCLALSVIFAPAASAADSAQEASKKALIDEVMEYLINYNLEGVDEDTLIRGAIDGMVETLNDPYSQYFDSAEAEEFEHQVDLEYVGIGIKMAISESPEELYIEEVMPGSPAEKAGLKRGDTILKINGVPVLETEGDELSGAAGTKVTLLVSRNGASKSIVVTRNAIASTSVTGKLMGQKIAYISISGFTQTADEEFAAVLERMRKGGMKSMVLDLRDNTGGYMDSAYNIASKFIDSGIMLYTSDQSGTLTPVTITDGSKIGVPVVVLTNEYTASASEALTGALRDNKLATIVGTRSFGKARIQSLLPLSGGDMLKLTTQKYLTPNKEDFNHIGLKPDIIIQGKTAQLITALQIAGMTGITASGDSHILDINGSPFAGNVGLVKQNNKTYASAEVLSALMESDYTWDAKNKKAVLTNGAGKSFGFTQASGDALSKGSTIYIELSAFQKKFPALTWSYNAGTKQLKLSVK; the protein is encoded by the coding sequence ATGAAACCAGCTAAATTAGCCGGCGCTGTGCTCAGCGGCTGTCTGGCTTTGTCCGTTATTTTTGCACCGGCTGCATCAGCCGCGGACAGCGCACAGGAAGCTTCCAAAAAGGCCTTGATTGATGAGGTTATGGAGTACCTGATCAATTATAATCTGGAGGGAGTCGATGAGGACACCTTGATCCGCGGGGCTATTGACGGGATGGTCGAGACCCTGAATGACCCTTACAGCCAATATTTTGACAGTGCGGAAGCTGAAGAGTTTGAGCATCAGGTAGACCTGGAGTATGTCGGTATCGGCATCAAAATGGCCATAAGCGAATCTCCGGAAGAGCTCTACATCGAGGAGGTTATGCCCGGTTCTCCGGCAGAGAAAGCAGGGCTGAAGCGCGGCGATACGATCCTGAAGATCAACGGGGTTCCGGTCTTGGAAACCGAAGGCGATGAGCTCAGCGGGGCTGCCGGTACCAAAGTCACTCTGCTCGTGTCCAGAAACGGCGCTTCCAAATCTATAGTGGTTACACGTAACGCCATTGCTTCAACTTCGGTTACGGGCAAATTGATGGGTCAAAAGATCGCCTACATCTCCATAAGCGGCTTCACGCAAACCGCAGATGAAGAATTCGCCGCTGTTCTGGAGCGTATGCGCAAAGGCGGCATGAAATCAATGGTCCTGGATCTGCGGGACAATACAGGCGGTTATATGGATTCGGCCTACAACATTGCCAGCAAATTTATTGATTCAGGCATCATGCTCTACACCTCCGACCAGAGCGGGACGCTGACACCAGTAACGATTACAGACGGCAGCAAAATCGGCGTACCAGTTGTTGTACTGACCAACGAATACACCGCCAGCGCCTCGGAAGCATTAACCGGAGCACTGCGTGACAACAAGCTGGCTACTATTGTCGGCACACGCTCCTTCGGCAAAGCGAGAATTCAAAGCCTGCTGCCTCTGTCGGGCGGAGATATGCTGAAGCTGACAACCCAGAAATACCTGACGCCCAACAAAGAGGATTTTAACCATATCGGCCTGAAACCGGATATTATAATCCAGGGCAAAACTGCCCAGCTGATTACGGCCCTGCAAATTGCCGGAATGACTGGCATTACAGCCTCCGGTGACAGCCACATCCTTGATATTAACGGCAGCCCCTTTGCCGGGAATGTCGGCCTGGTGAAGCAGAACAACAAAACCTATGCTTCGGCCGAGGTACTGTCTGCCCTCATGGAAAGTGATTATACATGGGATGCCAAGAACAAAAAGGCCGTCCTGACCAACGGTGCAGGCAAAAGCTTCGGCTTTACCCAGGCCTCGGGCGATGCTCTTTCTAAGGGGAGCACGATCTATATCGAGCTGAGTGCTTTCCAGAAGAAATTCCCGGCCTTGACCTGGAGCTATAATGCGGGGACCAAGCAATTGAAATTATCTGTAAAATAA
- a CDS encoding aldose 1-epimerase, which produces MKQVTKGQWCGYDTYILHSRELDVTLLPRLGNNVISMWDHKENREILRRPDESDLDYYLEKPYHFGMPLLVPPGRIDKGQFSFEGTSYQFDRNAPGDHHIHGLHRKQSWCVSDIEEDEDGCAVTTEFKTADDEQWMRQLPAPLKLEMTFRLQDARLQQNLKITHLGDRRIPFGIGYHTWFMIDGEPERWNLSLPADSVYELNSELMTSGNLLPLGSLQSLNGKLNLQGKNLDTVLRIADGQPAEALLLRDDGYGLRYTADPDYFRHWVVYTKGQAEQFLCIEPYTWLPNGPNLHKDSSFTGIITLEPGQTLVLNSALEMIYPSL; this is translated from the coding sequence ATGAAACAGGTGACCAAAGGGCAGTGGTGCGGGTATGACACCTACATTTTGCATAGCCGTGAACTGGATGTCACGCTTTTGCCGCGACTGGGAAACAACGTGATTTCCATGTGGGACCACAAGGAGAACCGGGAAATTCTCCGCCGGCCTGATGAAAGCGACTTGGACTATTATTTGGAGAAGCCGTACCATTTCGGCATGCCGCTGCTGGTACCGCCCGGACGGATTGACAAGGGTCAGTTCAGCTTTGAGGGCACAAGCTACCAGTTCGACAGGAACGCGCCCGGAGACCATCATATTCACGGCCTCCACCGCAAGCAGTCCTGGTGCGTCAGTGATATTGAAGAGGACGAGGACGGCTGCGCAGTAACTACAGAGTTCAAGACAGCGGATGATGAGCAATGGATGAGGCAGCTGCCTGCACCGCTTAAGCTTGAAATGACCTTCAGGCTTCAGGATGCCCGGCTCCAGCAGAACCTCAAAATTACTCACCTGGGAGACCGGCGGATTCCTTTTGGCATCGGCTACCACACCTGGTTCATGATTGACGGCGAACCTGAACGCTGGAATCTGAGCCTGCCTGCTGACAGCGTGTATGAATTGAACAGTGAGCTCATGACCAGCGGCAACCTGCTTCCGCTAGGCAGCCTCCAGTCCCTGAACGGGAAGCTGAATCTTCAAGGCAAGAACCTGGATACAGTGCTGCGGATCGCGGACGGGCAGCCTGCAGAAGCTCTTCTGCTGCGTGATGACGGATACGGGCTCCGCTATACTGCAGATCCGGATTATTTCCGCCACTGGGTTGTTTATACCAAAGGACAGGCGGAACAGTTTCTGTGCATTGAACCCTACACCTGGCTGCCCAACGGGCCCAACCTTCACAAAGACTCTTCTTTTACCGGAATTATCACGCTGGAGCCGGGTCAGACACTGGTATTGAACAGTGCGCTTGAGATGATCTATCCCAGCCTTTGA
- a CDS encoding copper amine oxidase N-terminal domain-containing protein — MKKLVSFIGAGLLALMLAVPAFAADKPIKVYINGSNISFTAGTPYLENNSVLVPFRVIFEKLGLQVLWDAKTGTVTGTSPDLTISLKIGSNRATVNGTVKKVSTAPVTRAGTTYVPLRFVAEATGGTALWEAASRSVQIHTSVSTAAADEKAIKELIQLSNKYYNEENAAGFYSLIVDDGSNADLTAEMDAGFELYDRKTTIESLKILSLQGNEATVYTSEKEIRTGGYYIPDEQIEYLYTLVRNNGVWQISGMDLENSTVLLTREQGMKAAPVPQNDAAAIKSSVSKYYQAMTEENLDGTLAVMTSYGEDYDDALKADMLDYFDAYDFSYTLDASNIYYFAAGEAAVFTESTVTEAETGESYKQSQILILSQTAGDDWTIDEFYSLYYDN, encoded by the coding sequence TTGAAGAAATTAGTATCATTCATAGGGGCCGGACTGCTGGCACTGATGCTGGCCGTTCCAGCCTTTGCGGCTGACAAACCGATCAAGGTCTATATTAACGGCAGCAATATTTCGTTTACCGCCGGTACTCCGTATCTGGAGAATAATTCGGTTCTTGTACCCTTCCGGGTCATTTTTGAGAAACTGGGGCTGCAGGTGCTCTGGGATGCCAAAACAGGCACTGTAACCGGTACAAGCCCCGATCTGACGATCAGCCTCAAAATCGGAAGCAACCGGGCAACCGTTAACGGCACCGTCAAAAAAGTCTCCACAGCTCCGGTCACCCGCGCCGGCACCACTTATGTCCCTCTCCGTTTTGTAGCTGAAGCTACCGGCGGTACAGCCCTCTGGGAAGCTGCTTCCAGAAGTGTGCAGATCCATACATCTGTCTCCACCGCAGCAGCCGACGAGAAAGCCATCAAGGAATTAATCCAACTGTCCAACAAATATTATAATGAAGAAAATGCAGCCGGCTTTTATTCGCTTATAGTTGATGATGGCAGCAACGCGGATCTGACAGCCGAGATGGATGCCGGTTTTGAACTCTATGACAGAAAGACTACGATTGAGAGCCTCAAAATCCTCAGTCTCCAAGGGAACGAAGCTACCGTCTATACCTCCGAGAAGGAAATCCGTACAGGCGGTTATTATATCCCGGATGAGCAGATTGAGTATCTGTATACCCTTGTCCGCAATAACGGGGTATGGCAAATTTCCGGCATGGACCTGGAGAACAGCACCGTTCTGCTCACCCGTGAGCAAGGCATGAAGGCGGCCCCTGTTCCGCAAAACGATGCTGCAGCGATTAAAAGCAGTGTCAGCAAATATTATCAGGCCATGACTGAAGAGAACCTAGACGGGACCCTTGCCGTAATGACCTCCTACGGTGAAGACTATGACGATGCGCTCAAGGCTGACATGCTGGACTACTTTGATGCTTATGATTTCAGCTATACCCTTGACGCCTCCAACATTTATTACTTTGCTGCAGGCGAAGCAGCTGTATTTACCGAGTCTACCGTGACGGAAGCAGAGACCGGGGAGAGCTACAAGCAGTCGCAGATTCTGATTCTGTCCCAAACAGCCGGCGATGACTGGACCATTGATGAATTTTATAGCCTGTATTACGACAATTAA
- the ylbJ gene encoding sporulation integral membrane protein YlbJ has translation MILKRLAVPVLGLLLAGCMLLMLVHPASSLTAALRGLSIWWDVLFPSLFPFFVISEIMLGFGVVHLFGALLDPLMRPLFNIPGAGGFVAAMGYVSGYPVGAKLTAKLREQQLISRVEGERLVAFTTSSDPIFLLGAVSVGFFHDASLGLVLALAHYGGGLIVGFLMSFYGRRDKEAPNSVSQSGKPAPRTTVREASNELHTGRLRMALRSMAEARRKDGRSIGELLKGAIQSSLQLIIVVGGLVVFFTVLMELLDRAGIMSSLFTFTDRLLSLAGFPEEMSAALVSGLFEVTLGARSAGEASTSVPLQFKAAAAAFILSWGGLSVHAQVASILNGTGLRYLPFMAARLVHALLAAGLLLILWEPVMNSGLSVSLRSLPAAAGLSSPVQGFAFSLSLLAMLLIAASLLSLLILLLRRMQGLWQRR, from the coding sequence ATGATTCTAAAAAGGCTTGCAGTCCCTGTGCTGGGGCTCCTCCTTGCCGGATGCATGCTGCTGATGCTGGTTCATCCGGCAAGCTCGCTGACCGCCGCACTGCGCGGTCTGTCCATCTGGTGGGACGTGCTGTTCCCCTCCCTGTTTCCGTTCTTTGTCATCTCCGAGATTATGCTCGGCTTTGGCGTTGTCCACCTGTTCGGCGCCCTGCTTGATCCATTGATGCGCCCGCTGTTCAACATTCCGGGAGCCGGCGGATTTGTGGCCGCGATGGGATACGTATCAGGATATCCAGTTGGCGCGAAATTAACCGCCAAACTGCGGGAGCAGCAGCTTATAAGCCGGGTCGAGGGGGAGCGGCTGGTTGCATTCACCACCTCCTCTGATCCGATTTTCCTGCTTGGTGCCGTATCTGTCGGTTTTTTTCATGATGCGTCCCTTGGACTGGTACTTGCGCTTGCCCACTACGGCGGGGGTCTGATCGTCGGTTTTTTAATGTCATTTTATGGCCGCCGGGACAAGGAAGCTCCGAATTCAGTCAGCCAATCCGGGAAGCCTGCACCCCGTACTACAGTCCGGGAGGCTTCAAATGAACTGCACACCGGACGCCTGCGCATGGCACTGCGTTCCATGGCAGAGGCCCGGCGCAAGGACGGGCGAAGCATTGGCGAGCTGCTGAAAGGAGCCATTCAATCCTCGCTGCAGCTTATTATTGTCGTTGGAGGGCTGGTTGTATTCTTCACCGTGCTGATGGAGCTGCTGGACCGCGCCGGAATTATGTCCTCACTGTTCACGTTCACTGACCGGCTGCTCTCCCTGGCAGGGTTCCCCGAAGAGATGTCGGCAGCGCTTGTCAGCGGCTTGTTCGAGGTGACCCTTGGAGCACGTTCGGCGGGAGAAGCTTCAACCTCTGTTCCCCTGCAGTTCAAAGCAGCCGCAGCCGCCTTTATCCTCTCCTGGGGCGGATTATCGGTCCATGCCCAGGTGGCGAGCATCCTGAACGGAACCGGACTGCGTTACCTGCCTTTTATGGCTGCCCGTCTCGTTCATGCCCTGCTGGCAGCCGGACTCCTCCTTATCCTTTGGGAGCCTGTGATGAATTCAGGGCTGTCCGTGTCCCTCCGTTCATTGCCTGCTGCTGCCGGCCTGTCTTCACCGGTTCAAGGATTTGCCTTCAGCCTTAGCCTGCTGGCTATGCTGCTTATTGCTGCTTCACTTCTGTCCCTGCTGATCCTGCTGCTCCGCAGGATGCAAGGCCTTTGGCAGCGCCGCTGA
- a CDS encoding NAD kinase, producing the protein MRYYVLDRGDDLSIKLAEQFHKLAAERDLELDAESPEIVISIGGDGTMLHAFHTFIDQIPNLAFVGVHTGHLGFYADWQAEELPTLIDYMCGTGDAAPHKPRIVQYPLLELEIHKKSGSTSHIALNEFTLKGVDGTVVIQVDINDVTFEMFRGDGLCLSTPSGSTAYNKSLGGAMVHPSIEALQIAEIASINNRVFRTMGSPLLLPKHHHCDIFSRKDQRLLLTIDHNNIPVDDLISVRCQVSDKKVSFARYRPFPFWNRVREAFLV; encoded by the coding sequence TTGAGATATTATGTTCTGGACCGCGGAGACGACTTGTCCATTAAACTTGCGGAGCAATTTCACAAGCTGGCGGCGGAGCGGGATTTGGAGCTGGATGCCGAGTCTCCGGAAATCGTCATCTCGATTGGCGGAGATGGAACCATGCTGCATGCTTTTCATACTTTTATCGACCAGATCCCTAATCTGGCATTTGTAGGCGTCCATACCGGCCACCTCGGCTTCTACGCAGACTGGCAGGCCGAAGAACTCCCGACGCTGATCGACTATATGTGCGGAACCGGAGATGCAGCTCCGCATAAACCGCGCATCGTGCAGTACCCGCTGCTTGAGCTGGAAATTCACAAGAAATCCGGTTCCACCTCGCATATTGCCCTGAATGAGTTCACGCTTAAAGGCGTTGACGGAACGGTTGTCATCCAGGTCGACATTAATGATGTTACCTTTGAGATGTTCCGCGGGGACGGCTTGTGCCTCTCCACACCTTCAGGCAGTACTGCATATAACAAAAGTCTTGGAGGCGCCATGGTTCACCCTTCCATTGAAGCCCTCCAGATTGCCGAGATTGCCTCAATTAACAATCGTGTGTTCCGTACCATGGGCTCGCCGCTGTTGCTGCCGAAGCATCATCACTGTGATATTTTTTCGCGCAAGGATCAGCGCCTGCTGCTCACCATAGACCACAACAATATTCCCGTAGATGATCTGATCTCTGTACGCTGCCAGGTCTCTGACAAAAAAGTCAGCTTTGCCAGGTACCGTCCGTTCCCCTTCTGGAACCGGGTACGCGAAGCCTTTCTGGTCTGA
- a CDS encoding alpha/beta-type small acid-soluble spore protein — MGQAGQGGRQGRSSRNNLVVPQATAALQQLKFEAAQELGVTIPQDGYYGNYTSRETGSLGGYITKRLVQLAEQQLSGRA; from the coding sequence ATGGGTCAAGCAGGTCAAGGAGGTCGTCAAGGTCGTAGCAGCCGTAACAACCTGGTCGTTCCACAAGCGACTGCAGCGCTGCAACAACTGAAATTTGAAGCAGCTCAAGAGCTTGGAGTAACGATTCCACAAGATGGTTACTACGGTAACTATACTTCCCGCGAAACTGGTTCTTTGGGAGGTTACATCACTAAACGTCTTGTACAACTGGCAGAGCAACAACTGTCCGGTCGTGCGTAA
- a CDS encoding M3 family oligoendopeptidase, translating into MKQSLSLTWELDSIFPGGSASPQFAEFLAKLEADIEKLSRQVADSVPPADVEAAQSLDEVIELLQSCSGRLIQASEFTGCLGAQNQQDKGAVRLSSKVTGMRAGFEGISSQFDNVLRLTPDDVWSAWMKRPETAPLAFVLSESRDLAREKMSPELESLALELAVDGYHGWSEHYETIVSSIQIPYEDEEGTQQLSVGQAFNKLDDSDPQVRAAMFRKWEEAWSGAADFCADTLNHLAGFRLNLYKGRGWDDVLKEPLAINRMSQQTLDKMWEVITESKPALVSYLQRKAKVLGLESLAWVDVDAPVGQSSGKISYEQAANDIVAQFRKFSPKMADFAEHAFDNNWIEVEDRAAKRPGGFCVSFPESKESRIFMTYSGTPSNVSTLAHELGHAYHSYLLDDQPYFNQNYAMNVAETASTFAEVIVADAQVKAASGSEEKLALLEAKIQNSVAFFMNIHARFLFETRFYEKRKKGLVNAEELSALMEEAQKEAFCGVLSEYHPHFWASKLHFYATDVPFYNFPYTVGYMFSTGLYRLALQEGPSFADKYDNLLRDTGVMTLEDLVSKHLGVDLSEADFWQGAADLIIADINEFLEMTSQFA; encoded by the coding sequence ATGAAACAGTCGTTGTCTCTGACCTGGGAGCTCGATTCAATTTTTCCGGGAGGCTCGGCCTCTCCGCAGTTTGCAGAATTTCTGGCCAAGCTTGAGGCTGATATTGAAAAATTGAGCCGGCAGGTTGCGGATTCCGTACCTCCGGCAGATGTGGAAGCTGCACAATCCTTGGATGAGGTCATTGAGCTGCTGCAGAGCTGTTCAGGCCGTCTGATCCAGGCTTCCGAATTCACCGGTTGTCTCGGGGCACAGAATCAGCAGGACAAGGGCGCAGTGCGGCTCTCCTCCAAGGTAACAGGCATGCGCGCCGGCTTTGAAGGGATCAGCTCGCAATTCGATAATGTGCTGCGACTGACGCCGGATGACGTATGGTCGGCCTGGATGAAGCGTCCGGAGACGGCTCCGCTCGCCTTCGTGCTCAGTGAGAGCCGTGATCTGGCCCGTGAAAAAATGAGTCCGGAGCTGGAGAGCCTGGCACTTGAGCTGGCAGTTGACGGATACCACGGCTGGAGCGAGCATTATGAAACGATCGTCAGCTCGATTCAGATTCCTTACGAGGATGAGGAAGGGACGCAGCAGCTGTCTGTCGGCCAAGCCTTTAACAAGCTGGATGATTCCGATCCGCAGGTCCGCGCGGCCATGTTCCGCAAATGGGAAGAGGCCTGGTCCGGAGCGGCAGACTTCTGTGCAGATACGCTTAACCATCTGGCAGGCTTCCGTCTGAACCTGTACAAAGGCCGGGGATGGGATGATGTGCTGAAGGAGCCGCTGGCCATTAACCGCATGTCGCAGCAGACGCTTGATAAGATGTGGGAGGTCATTACCGAGAGCAAACCGGCACTTGTCTCCTACCTCCAGCGTAAAGCCAAGGTGCTTGGACTTGAATCCCTGGCCTGGGTTGATGTGGATGCACCGGTCGGACAATCCTCCGGCAAAATATCGTATGAACAGGCGGCAAACGACATTGTTGCGCAATTCCGCAAGTTCAGTCCGAAGATGGCGGATTTTGCCGAGCATGCATTCGACAACAACTGGATTGAGGTTGAAGACCGTGCGGCCAAACGCCCCGGCGGCTTCTGTGTTTCCTTCCCGGAAAGCAAAGAGTCGCGCATCTTCATGACTTACAGCGGTACCCCGTCCAATGTATCGACACTTGCCCATGAGCTTGGACATGCTTATCATTCCTATCTGCTGGATGACCAGCCGTATTTTAACCAGAATTACGCCATGAATGTAGCGGAGACGGCTTCTACTTTTGCAGAGGTGATTGTGGCTGATGCGCAGGTGAAGGCGGCGTCCGGCAGCGAAGAGAAGCTGGCACTGCTCGAAGCGAAGATTCAGAACAGTGTGGCTTTCTTTATGAATATCCATGCCCGCTTCCTGTTCGAGACACGGTTTTATGAGAAGCGCAAGAAAGGTCTTGTGAATGCTGAAGAATTGTCAGCGCTGATGGAAGAGGCGCAAAAGGAAGCCTTCTGCGGCGTGCTGTCAGAGTATCACCCGCATTTCTGGGCGTCCAAGCTGCATTTTTACGCTACAGATGTGCCGTTCTACAACTTCCCTTATACTGTCGGTTATATGTTCAGCACAGGGCTGTACCGTCTTGCGCTGCAGGAAGGGCCATCCTTCGCTGACAAGTATGATAATCTGCTGCGGGATACCGGTGTGATGACCCTTGAGGACCTGGTATCCAAGCATCTCGGGGTTGACCTCTCCGAAGCGGATTTCTGGCAGGGGGCTGCTGATCTGATTATTGCGGATATCAATGAATTTTTGGAAATGACCTCGCAATTTGCCTGA
- a CDS encoding YycC family protein, which translates to MKPLQISPETAITLSKQLGVPLEHLMHMPQHILLQKIAELSKKPGTEPSAAEAASEEKDEQ; encoded by the coding sequence ATGAAGCCACTGCAAATTTCACCGGAGACAGCGATCACCTTATCCAAACAGCTGGGCGTTCCTCTGGAACACTTGATGCATATGCCTCAACATATTCTGCTGCAAAAAATTGCCGAGCTGTCCAAGAAGCCGGGCACAGAACCATCTGCGGCAGAGGCTGCGTCTGAAGAGAAGGATGAGCAATGA
- a CDS encoding YutD family protein, whose product MIVIGGKGYELVLDHKDGWNPEAFRGRYSEVLDRYDYIIGDWGYSQLRLKGFYRDNHPKVNRDTAISGMVDYINEYCNFGCAYFVLHKLKELPKDGTYKDILVKDTHTPEPRAEDGTEQASAEPAAAVREQRENPARTSSGQTAAARDRDAGAGGRDHSAKERPVREHQSRNHRSKESHHKKNNRPPRENQNQPQNTNRTEG is encoded by the coding sequence TTGATCGTTATAGGTGGAAAAGGCTACGAGCTTGTGCTCGATCATAAGGACGGCTGGAACCCGGAGGCGTTTCGCGGGAGATACAGCGAGGTGCTGGACCGTTACGATTATATTATCGGTGACTGGGGCTACAGCCAGCTGCGCCTGAAGGGCTTTTACCGGGACAACCATCCAAAGGTGAACCGGGATACAGCAATTTCAGGCATGGTGGATTACATTAATGAATACTGCAACTTCGGCTGTGCATATTTCGTGCTGCATAAGCTGAAGGAACTTCCGAAGGACGGTACCTACAAGGACATCCTGGTTAAGGATACCCATACTCCCGAGCCCCGGGCAGAGGACGGCACAGAACAAGCTTCTGCAGAACCGGCAGCTGCGGTCAGAGAGCAGCGGGAGAATCCGGCCAGAACTTCCTCCGGCCAGACGGCAGCAGCCCGAGACAGGGATGCCGGAGCAGGCGGAAGAGATCATTCGGCCAAGGAAAGACCTGTGCGTGAGCATCAAAGCCGGAATCACCGCAGCAAGGAATCCCATCACAAAAAAAACAACCGCCCGCCGCGGGAGAATCAGAATCAGCCGCAGAATACAAACCGTACTGAGGGTTAA